The following are encoded in a window of Magnolia sinica isolate HGM2019 chromosome 11, MsV1, whole genome shotgun sequence genomic DNA:
- the LOC131218218 gene encoding exopolygalacturonase-like, with translation MGSIRTLRLVCLLFFFALAAGANGQVRVFNVKDFGAISDGKTDTSRALLGAWKAACGWNGNSRILIPGGTFLVGPVVLRGPCKGSMVLQVTGVLKAPSDLSQFQSDGWIEFQHVKGLLITGGGKFDGQGASAWPHNQCPMKANCKILPTSIRLNFVTDGTIRGISSVNSKFFHIHIFGSKNINLHSLKISAPKDSPNTDGIHIGSSSGVKISRSVIGTGDDCISIGAGSSNIFISDVRCGPGHGISVGSLGKYSNEGDVVGLTVRNCTLTGTTNGVRIKTWAGSKPSLASNFLFQDIAMNNVYNPIIIDQKYCPLPSCNQESPSHVKINNVKFINIKGTSASKVAVNLLCSKYQPCQNVELNNIDLEYKGHGGATTASCSNVKGQSSGHLVPPSCL, from the exons ATGGGTTCGATTCGGACTCTTCGATTGGTTTGTTTATTGTTCTTTTTCGCATTGGCCGCCGGAGCCAACGGTCAGGTTAGAGTATTCAATGTGAAGGATTTTGGTGCAATTTCGGACGGTAAAACGGATACTAGTAGG GCTTTGTTGGGTGCATGGAAGGCAGCGTGTGGATGGAATGGAAACAGTAGGATTTTGATTCCAGGTGGGACATTCCTGGTGGGCCCAGTGGTATTGAGAGGGCCATGCAAGGGATCCATGGTGCTTCAAGTCACAGGAGTATTGAAGGCTCCATCTGATCTCAGCCAGTTTCAATCGGACGGTTGGATTGAATTCCAACACGTCAAAGGATTGTTGATCACAGGAGGTGGAAAATTCGACGGTCAAGGAGCGTCGGCATGGCCACACAACCAGTGCCCCATGAAGGCAAACTGCAAGATTCTACCCACA TCTATCCGGCTCAACTTCGTCACTGATGGAACGATCCGCGGCATATCGTCCGTCAATAGCAAGTTCTTCCACATTCACATTTTTGGGTCCAAGAACATCAACCTCCATTCCCTTAAAATCTCAGCACCAAAAGATAGCCCGAACACGGACGGCATCCACATAGGAAGTTCGAGTGGGGTCAAGATATCTCGCTCTGTTATAGGCACTGGCGACGATTGCATCTCAATTGGAGCTGGAAGTTCCAATATCTTCATCTCAGACGTTCGTTGCGGACCGGGCCATGGCATCAGTGTAGGCAGCCTCGGCAAGTATTCCAATGAGGGAGATGTGGTGGGCCTAACAGTAAGAAATTGCACCCTCACAGGCACCACCAATGGCGTAAGGATCAAAACATGGGCTGGATCAAAACCTAGCTTGGCGTCAAATTTCCTGTTCCAAGATATAGCCATGAACAATGTCTACAATCCAATCATCATCGATCAGAAATACTGCCCACTTCCTTCTTGCAATCAAGAG TCTCCATCCCATGTCAAGATCAACAATGTCAAGTTCATCAACATTAAGGGCACATCAGCATCTAAGGTCGCAGTCAATCTCTTGTGCAGCAAATACCAGCCATGCCAGAACGTCGAGCTCAACAACATCGACTTGGAGTACAAAGGACATGGTGGGGCCACCACAGCCTCTTGTTCCAATGTGAAGGGCCAATCTTCAGGCCATTTGGTCCCTCCCTCTTGCCTATAA